A region from the Sorex araneus isolate mSorAra2 chromosome 6, mSorAra2.pri, whole genome shotgun sequence genome encodes:
- the ARAP1 gene encoding arf-GAP with Rho-GAP domain, ANK repeat and PH domain-containing protein 1 isoform X3, whose translation MTKKEEAHEGPLRLLPRAVRVASLLSEGEELSGDEPEDEEEPDHAYEGIPNFLIPELPPHPMDRLPGGTTPAPTVLKAGWLDKNPPQGSYIYQKRWVRLDAENLSYFDNNKDIYSKRFISVACISRVAAIGDQKFEVITHSRTFTFRAESDVERKEWLHALQQAVAEQRARARLSSASPLGIRDPELPDHSGSLELRGFKNKLYVAVVGDKVQLYKNLEEYQLGIGITVIDMSVGNVKEADRRSFDLTTPYRIFSFSAESEPEKEQWLEAMQGAIAEALSTLEVAERIWTSDPNRFCADCGAAQPDWASINLCIVICKRCAGEHRALGAGISKVRSLKMDKKVWTETLIQLFLQLGNGAGNHFWAANVPPSEALQPSSSPGARRHHLEAKYREGKYRRYHPLFGNQEELDKALCAAVTTSDLAETQALLGCGAGVSCFSGDPAAPTPLALAEQAGQTLQMEFLRNNRTTEVPRLDSGRLLEKHYSVVLPTVSHSGFLYKTASAGKPLQDRRAREEFSRRWCVLADGVLSYYENERAVTPNGEIRASEIVCLAVPPPDTHGFEHTFEVYTEGERLYLFGLESEELAREWVKCLAKAFVPPLAEDLLARDFERLGRLPYKAGLRLQWAQEGWFSLAGSELHAVFPDGPSEEPLQLRKLQELSIQGDTENPVLVLVERRRTLYIQGERRLDFMGWLGAIQKAAASSGDTLSEQQLGDSDIPVIVYRCVDYITQCGLTSEGIYRKCGQTSKTQRLLESLRQDARSVRLKEGEQHVDDVSSALKRFLRDLPDGLFTRAQRLAWLEASEIEEEESKVSRYRELLARLPPVNRATVKALISHLYCVQCFSDMNQMNTHNLAIVFGPTLFQTDGQDSKAGHVVEDLIGHYVVIFSVDEEELRKQREEVTAIMKMRVAGTASGTQHAGDFICTVYLEEKKAEAEQHIKIPASMTAEELTMEILDRRNVGVREKDYWVCFEVNEREEAERPLHFAEKVLPILHGLGTDSYLVVKKYQSMEAILLYLASHVGDTKHGMMKFREDRSLLGLGLPSGGFHDRYFILNSTYLRLYREIRSQRPRSGAPDASHRPEKEWPVRSLRVYLGVKKKLRPPTCWGFTVVHETEKHEKQQWYLCCETQMELREWFAAFLFAQHNGQVWPSEPSRVSRAAPEVRLGSVSLIPLRGSENEMRRSVAAFSADPLSDPCVLPAPTAPPQRLST comes from the exons ATGACCAAGAAG gaggaagcccacGAGGGCCCACTGCGCCTGCTGCCACGGGCTGTGCGTGTGGCCAGTCTGCTGAGCGAGGGGGAGGAGCTGTCTGGGGACGAGCcggaggacgaggaggagccTGACCATGCCTACGAGGGCATCCCCAA CTTCCTGATCCCGGAGCTCCCGCCACACCCCATGGACAGACTGCCAGGGGGCACCACCCCCGCGCCCACGGTGCTCAAGGCCGGCTGGCTGGACAAGAACCCGCCGCAGGG ATCCTACATCTACCAGAAGCGATGGGTGAGGCTTGATGCCGAGAACTTGAGCTACTTTGATAACAACAAG GACATCTACTCCAAGCGCTTCATCTCCGTGGCCTGCATCTCCCGCGTGGCTGCCATTGGGGACCAGAAGTTCGAAGTGATCACGCACAGCCGCACCTTCACCTTCCGAGCAGAGAGCGATG TGGAGCGGAAGGAGTGGCTGCATGCCCTGCAACAGGCCGTGGCCGAGCAGCGGGCCAGGGCCCGGCTGTCCAGTGCCTCCCCGCTGGGCATTCGGGACCCGGAGCTGCCCGACCACTCCGGCAGTCTGGAGCTGCGGGGCTTCAAGAACAAGCTGTATGTGGCTGTGGTGGGGGACAAAGTGCAGCTCTACAAGAACCTGGAG GAGTACCAGCTGGGCATCGGCATCACCGTCATTGACATGAGTGTGGGCAACGTGAAGGAAGCTGACCGCCGCAGCTTCGACCTCACCACGCCCTACCGCATCTTCAG CTTCTCCGCAGAGTCAGAGCCAGAGAAGGAGCAGTGGCTGGAGGCCATGCAGGGTGCCATCGCCGAGGCCCTGTCCACCTTGGAGGTGGCTGAGCGCATCTGGACCTCAGACCCCAACAGGTTCTGTGCGGACTGTGGGGCAGCCCAGCCCGACTGGGCCTCCATCAACCTCTGCATCGTCATCTGCAAGCGCTGTGCAG GGGAGCACCGTGCCCTGGGTGCTGGCATCTCCAAGGTGCGGAGCCTCAAGATGGACAAGAAGGTGTGGACAGAAACACTCATCCAG CTCTTCCTCCAGCTGGGCAATGGTGCCGGGAACCACTTCTGGGCGGCCAATGTGCCCCCAAGCGAGGCCCTACAGCCCAGCAGCAGCCCTGGAGCTCGGCGGCACCACCTGGAGGCCAAGTACCGGGAGGGCAAGTACCGCCGCTACCACCCGCTCTTTGGCAACCAGGAGGAGCTGGACAAG GCCCTGTGTGCGGCAGTGACCACCTCGGACCTGGCCGAGACCCAGGCGCTCCTGGGCTGCGGGGCTGGGGTCAGCTGCTTCTCGGGGGACCCTGCGGCCCCCACTCCGCTGGCGCTGGCTGAGCAGGCAGGCCAAACACTGCAGATGGAGTTTCTCCGGAACAACCGGACCACGG AGGTCCCTCGGCTGGACTCGGGGAGACTCCTGGAAAAGCACTACTCCGTGGTCCTGCCCACGGTCAGCCACAGCGGCTTCCTCTACAAGACGGCCTCCGCCGGCAAGCCCCTGCAGGACCGCCGTGCCCGGGAAG AGTTCAGTCGGCGCTGGTGTGTGCTGGCCGACGGGGTCCTGAGCTACTACGAGAATGAGCGGGCAGTGACCCCCAACGGGGAGATTCGGGCCAGCGAAATCGTGTGCCTTGCTGTACCTCCTCCTGACACCCACGG CTTTGAGCACACCTTCGAGGTGTACACCGAGGGCGAGCGGCTGTACCTGTTCGGGCTGGAGAGTGAGGAGCTGGCTCGTGAGTGGGTGAAGTGCCTCGCTAAG GCGTTCGTGCCTCCCCTGGCTGAGGATCTGCTGGCCCGCGACTTTGAGCGGCTAGGGCGGCTGCCCTATAAAGCCGGCCTGAGGCTGCAGTGGGCCCAGGAGGGCTGGTTCTCCCtagctggctctgagctccatgCCGTCTTCCCGGACGGGCCCAGCGAGGAGCCGCTGCAACTGCGGAAGCTGCAGGAGCTCT CCATCCAAGGGGACACTGAGAACccggtgctggtgctggtggagCGCAGGAG GACGCTTTACATCCAGGGGGAGCGGCGGCTGGACTTCATGGGCTGGCTGGGAGCCATCCAGAAAGCTGCGGCCAGCTCAGGGGACACGCTGTCCGAGCAACAGCTGGGAGATTCCGATATCCCAGTGATCGTGTATCGCTGCGTGGACTACATCACACAGTGCG GCCTGACCTCCGAGGGCATCTACCGCAAGTGCGGGCAGACGTCGAAGACGCAGCGGCTGCTGGAAAGTCTGCGGCAGGATGCGCGCTCCGTGCGCCTCAAGGAGGGCGAGCAGCACGTGGATGACGTCTCCTCCGCGCTCAAGCGCTTCCTGCGGGACCTGCCTGATGGGCTCTTCACCCGAGCCCAGCGCCTCGCCTGGCTGGAGGCATCAG AGattgaggaggaggagagcaaagTCTCCAGGTACCGAGAGCTTCTGGCACGTCTGCCGCCAGTCAACCGGGCCACGGTGAAGGCCCTGATCAGCCACCTGTACTG TGTCCAGTGCTTCTCAGACATGAACCAGATGAACACACACAACCTGGCCATCGTGTTCGGGCCCACGCTCTTCCAGACGGACGGGCAGGACTCCAAGGCGGGCCACGTGGTGGAGGACCTCATCGGCCACTACGTGGTGATATTCAGT GTGGATGAGGAGGAGCTGAGGAAGCAGCGGGAGGAAGTCACCGCCATCATGAAGATGCGAGTGGCGGGCACTGCCAGCGGGACCCAG CACGCCGGCGACTTCATCTGCACCGTGTACCTGGAGGAGAAGAAGGCGGAGGCTGAGCAGCACATCAAG ATCCCGGCGTCCATGACGGCCGAggagctcacaatggagatcctGGATCGCAGGAACGTGGGCGTCAGGGAGAAGGACTACTGGGTCTGCTTCGAGGTCAACGAGAGGGAGGAGGCCG AGCGGCCCCTGCACTTCGCAGAGAAGGTGCTGCCCATCCTGCACGGGCTGGGCACGGACAGCTACCTGGTGGTGAAGAAGTACCAGTCCATGGAGGCCATCCTGCTGTACCTGG CCAGCCACGTGGGCGACACCAAGCACGGCATGATGAAGTTCCGCGAGGACCGCAGcctgctgggcctgggcctgccctCGGGCGGCTTCCACGATCGCTACTTCATCCTCAACAGCACCTACCTGCGGCTCTACAGGGAGATCCGG AGCCAGAGGCCACGGAGCGGGGCCCCCGACGCC AGTCACCGGCCTGAGAAGGAGTGGCCCGTCAGAAGCCTCAGAGTCTACCTGGGGGTGAAGAAGAAGCTTCGGCCTCCCACCTG CTGGGGCTTCACGGTGGTGCACGAGACGGAGAAGCACGAGAAGCAGCAGTG GTACCTGTGCTGCGAGACGCAGATGGAGCTCCGCGAGTGGTTCGCCGCCTTCCTCTTCGCGCAG CAcaacggccaggtgtggccctcggAGCCCTCGCGAGTGTCCCGGGCGGCCCCCGAAGTGCGTCTGGGCAGCGTGTCGCTGATCCCCCTGCGCGGCAGCGAGAACGAGATGCGCCGCAGCGTGGCCGCCTTCTCCGCCGACCCCCTCTCG GACCCCTgtgtcctccctgcccccacagctCCTCCGCAACGCCTGAGCACCTGA